The region GGTAAAACAATCTCTTTTTGAAGGAAAATCAGGTATCGTATTTGATGAAGAGCGCATAAAATTTGGTTATCAATCTGGATTAACGGGTTATGTTAGCGAACCAGATTTAAGTCAATTTTTATCAAGAAAACAGAGATTGGGTATTGGTCAGCCTACAAAATATGCATATATAGCATTGAAAAGAGCGCTTGAAGACGCTAACATCAATGATACTTTTTTCGAATCTAATGAAGTAGGAATTTTGATTGGTAATGATAGTACTGTCGTTGATTCATCTGAATCTTTAGATTTGTTGAAGTTAAAAAAAGACACGTCTTTACTTGGAGCGTCTCATATATTTAAAAGTATGAATTCCACCGTTACCATGAATTTAGCTACTATTTTTAAAATTAGAGGAATTAATTTAACTATTAGTGCCGCATGTGCAAGTGGTTCTCATTCTGTAGGATTGGGTTACAATTTAATTAAATGTGGACAGCAAGATGTAGTTATTTGTGGAGGTGCTCAAGAGACTGGATTAATTTCAATGGCAACTTTTGATGCATTAGGTGTTTTTTCTAAAAATAACACTAATCCCCAAAAAGCGTCAAGGCCTTTTGATAAAAATAGAGATGGATTGGTGCCTAGTGGTGGTGGTGCAATATTAATTTTAGAAGAATATGAAAGTGCCCTAAAAAGAGGAGCTAAAATTTATGGGGAAATTTTATCGTATGCTTTCAGTTCTAATGGTTCAGACCATTTATCTACCCCTAATGTAAGTGGTCCGCAAAGAGCTATGGAAAAAGCAGTACAAATTGCAGGTATTAATAAATGTGAGATTGATTATATCAATGCGCATGCTACATCTACTC is a window of Flavobacterium indicum GPTSA100-9 = DSM 17447 DNA encoding:
- a CDS encoding beta-ketoacyl-[acyl-carrier-protein] synthase family protein, with amino-acid sequence MERRVVITGLGIHSCLGESIDEVKQSLFEGKSGIVFDEERIKFGYQSGLTGYVSEPDLSQFLSRKQRLGIGQPTKYAYIALKRALEDANINDTFFESNEVGILIGNDSTVVDSSESLDLLKLKKDTSLLGASHIFKSMNSTVTMNLATIFKIRGINLTISAACASGSHSVGLGYNLIKCGQQDVVICGGAQETGLISMATFDALGVFSKNNTNPQKASRPFDKNRDGLVPSGGGAILILEEYESALKRGAKIYGEILSYAFSSNGSDHLSTPNVSGPQRAMEKAVQIAGINKCEIDYINAHATSTPVGDINEAKAILNVFGETCPPVSSTKSLTGHECWMAGASELIYSIIMMKNGFIAPNINVEEIDEDCKQLPLITKTESKEINTFLSNSFGFGGTNAAIIIKNMK